The DNA window GAAGCTGGTGGGAAAATTCGGGCCTCTGTTAGGGAGGGAGCAGCAGACACATTTGTTTGGGGAACAAAAGGCCAGACCCTGCATTGTGTGTCCAGCAGCCCCTAGTCCTTTCACTCTGCAAGACTTtgtcttctcatctgtgaagtggggatgcTGTGGCCCCTACTTCACAGGGAGGGTAAGGAACAGCATGCCAAACAACGTGTCGTGCTGACGAAGGAGGAATGGGGTTCTTAGTTTTATCGTATTAGAAACCAAAGTGTGGCCTGCGCCAAACTGGGCTGGGACCCTTACTCTCCTATCAGAAGGGTGGTCTGTGGCCTCCCCCAACGTGGGTGCTTGCTTAGCTTAGCCTTGGGGGTCCACGTAGTGCCAGGAGCTTGAAGGGAACATGAGGACAGGGGGTGGGGTTTGGGGGATCTGAAGCAGAGCCCTCCGTCTCTCACAGCCCACAGAAATCCCCCAATGCCAGAACTAGTCTTGGGGCTCCTGAAACTCTTCTAAACTACAGGGGTTGAACTGAGCAGCTTTGCTCCTTCATACTCTGGCCCAGGGGCCTTCGGTGAGGGGGTAGTTATCTGGGGTCAACACCTCTCACACAGCTCCCCATGGGGTTCCCAGAGATCCTTGGATCTGTCTGCCCAAATACAAGGTAAGCTGGTTCAGGACCAGGTCCCGCGGTGCTGGGTGGGAAGGGGTGCGGCTGGAGGGGCAGCCATAGCACAAGAAACTGGAGATCCAGAACTTCACACCATTTAAATGAAACAACTTGTTCtaagactgggggtgggggtctacATGATCCACATATTCTTCATCAGCTCACCCACCAAGTAAGTTATTTGGAAAACTGAAGAATTGTCACCGGCCAGGGGGGAAGTTATGAAGATGAAAACTTTGCATTTTAGATCCTGAGAATTTTATTAATTACGTTGCTATTTTAAGCCACCATACAAATATCCTTTGTATTGATTTCTCTGTGATGTACCCACTGAATAAATATGCCAATTTCTGCCAGGGAGCCGAACAGTATTTTTAACctactttaaaatatgtgttgtttcctatggttttttaaagtttggagtTGATTATGAAAGcactttcaattttaaaaaattcttctttccagagaatatacatatatattttaaaactattaaatataaAGGGTAATGGGATGTAGTTTTAGATGTagttttaaaactacaaataaaggttaaaaaagagGTGAAATGATCACATCTTTGCTTATATACGTCATTATATTGGAAAACCCTACTATACCAAAGAAAGTTCAAGTAACAATCCTTTGAACGTATAACTGGAATGTAGTCTTACATCCACCATTTTTCCTGATCGTTGCCTACTCGGCCTGTTTAGTGTATGATACTGTTTTATGGAATGAAGGCCCTACCAGAGACTTCAAGATCTTCAAACGttaatgcaaaaacaaaacagagagctGAAGCCTTTCACACCTTGGTTACTAGGATCTTCAAGATAATGGTACTAgggccatttcacagatgggaaattAAGACACAAGAAGGTCAAGAGCTTCGTCAGGGGCCTTCAGCCGGTTCCCTATAGTTAATCCTGggttcttctctttccctttcttcaaaatgggggtgatggtgggggtgggggtggggtcgggAGAGAGTCCTCATGTCTCGAGGACATTTGGAATATGAACTCAATGGTATTTAaagactgataaatggatcaagaagatgtggtttatctatacagtggagtactacatggcaatgagaaagaatgaaatctggccatttgtagcaaagtggatggaccttgagggtgtcatgctaagcgaaataaggacagatacagagaaggacagataccatatgcttgcactcataggtctaaccggagaaacctaacagaggaccatagggaggggaagggggaaagagagttggagagagatagggacacaaatcaagagagacaattgaatactgaaaatgaaccaaggactgaagggggaaggggaggagagaaagggggtgatggtcatggaggagaacacttgtgggaagaagcactgggtgttatatggaaaccaacctggcaataaactattaattaaaaaaataacaaagacgGGTTTGAGCTCTTGGTTGGAGAGGCAAGAAAGAACCAGCAGCCACCACAGTTGTTACTTGTGACTGAGATGAAGATGCCCTGAGGAGGAGGAACGCTGGCTCTCACCTTGTCACCTGATACCAGGACTGCCATAGCTTTGTGAGTCGAGAGGCCCAGGGGCTGCCTGCGCGTCCCTGGGGCGCATTACGGCTTCAGAGCCGGAGCTCAGAAGGGCTCCGAATCACAGGACACACACTCTGGGAGACCCTGGTCATGCGGTCTAACTGCTGGCCTGGGGACAGCACTTAGAAACCTTCCCTAACGTTGAGCTGAAGcccatggggggcacctggggctctTTCTTCCCCGCTTCTGGGCGTGAAACTCTAGAACAGGCCCTGGGCCCTCCTCCCGATGTCCTAGGGGCCCCGGCGTTACCTGAAGTTGTAGCCTGGGGAGACGCTGCTCTTCTCAGAAACGCTGTCCAGCCGGGTGAAGGAGTATTTGGGGATGCACTGGTCCCAGGCCCTGTCCAGGTCACACACCCAGCCGATCTTGATGCCAAGGACTCCGccctgtgtgtgtggtgggggtcaGGTGTGAGGAGGAAGGCCTGTCTCCATGGCCCGGGGGCAGGGGCTCCGTGACAGACAGACACGTGATCCGTCCCATGCTCCAGGTGGAGGGGAAGTGGTTTGCCACGTGTAGCTTAGTGAACAAAGTAAACTGCACTCAAGGGTGAGGACCTTGGAGCTCATAAATCCCGCCTTTGTCTTCCTACCCTTAGCAGCAGAATGGATCCACGAGGGCTTGTTCGGAGCTCTAAGGTGGGGTAGGAAGGCGAGGATGGCAGACTTGGCGGGAAGGGTGAGGGATGCAGGCCCAGGGAACAGGGGTGGGAGACCCCTTCGAGGCAGGAAGCCAGCTACAGGCCTGGGATGGTTCCACCAGGTCGCGCTGCCCGGCCGCAGCTCTGCGCCCCCAGTATCTCCACCCTCCGCTGCCGACGGGCCCCAGATCCACGCTAGGTGCTCACCGTGCTGGCCAGTTTGGCAAAATCCTGCCCGGCAAACTTGACCACGTCCCCCACCCGCAAGATGGGGCAGAAGGGGGCCTTGTCAGGGTGGAAGCGGCACTTCTTCATGTCGGCGGCTGTCAGGTTGGGTAGAAGGTTTCCCCTGGGGAGGAGGAGTGGTGAGAAGCGAGGGCCAGGTTCACACAGAGACGGGCATGCCCCGCCTCCCCGGAGGCCTTCCAGACCCCGCCAGGAGGGTCTGGGACCTGACGTCTTGGACACTCTGGGGCTCCGTCACCTCTGTTCCTGCATCTTCCCGGCAACCCATATATGACCCACTCTCTGTATCAGAGTTGAGTGTGCCCATGTCTAACGTCCCCCAGCACCCAGGCTGGGGCTCCCAGGGGGCAAGGGCCATGCCTGATTTCTCTCGGCCCCTCTGTGGTGTCTAGCGTTGTGCTTTGCACATGACTGATGCCCGCCGAGGGCTTGCAGAGTGAAGGAGTCAACAAACTCCTAACTAGAGGAAAAAGGGCTTGATGTGGGAGTCAAAAAGAAGTGGGAACAGGCCCCACAGGCCCCGACGGTTGGCGGGATCTGGGCTCCAGGCCCAGGCTGACCTTGTCCCTTGCCTGCCTGGAGCAGAACTCGAATGTGGGTTCTGAGCCCCGAGGTGGGaggctggcacagagcctggccccagagccctCCTGGTACTTGGTCAAGGCCAGCTGGGAGACTGGCAATAGGAGCCCCAGGGAGACAGTGGGTGCCATGGGGAGAACCAGGCAATGGGCTTCTCTACCTCTCTGAAAATGTGGGAGGTGCACTGCTTCCTGCTTTAGGGAGGGAGTTGGAACTCACTTCTCAAAGTTGAAGAGGGGGAAACGGATGCTGTTCTTGATGAAAATAGTGAAGTTCTCGGCTTCCATCATGACAGGCCTGCGGGTGAGAATAAGGGGGCCTTAGCTtcttgggaagaggaaggggaaacaaGGGGCTGTCGCCCCAGGGACCACCTTTCCTGCTGGATGCTTCCCACCAGGCACCTGGGCATGGCGTCTCTGGGGatgagggccagagggagaggagggtggcAGGTGAGGCAGGGGGGAAGGTGCCATCCTGAGACCACTTCCCAGCCCAGGACCGGACACCCCTAGGGGGCACCCACGAAACCCTCCGCAGGCGCAGAGATGCAGAGCTCCCCACATTGGCAAAGGAGAGCTGGGGCGGGGTCCTCACATTTCCACCGTGTCCACCTCGGTGGGGCACCAGCCCTGGATCTCACAGGTCCGGATCACAGAGTTGTATTTCACGCAGCGGCCGGTGAGGAtgcctgtgggggggggggcgggacatGAGTGCTGGGGGCCTTTgccacaccctccccccaccccacctttcaTCAGGGAACCCCCTTACTCAGGGACCCCAGGGCAAAAACAGGTGGACCCGGGGCACAGGAGCCCTGccaggctctctccctcctctcctcctgagCCCTTGACCAAGCCAGAGGGAGAGGATTCACCTTGCTCCCTGGTCACAACGTGCTCGTTCTTGCCTCTGAGGCTTTGCTGCGGCTGTTCCCTCTATCTAGAGTGTTTTTCTCAAAACCTTTTCTATCCTGCCAACACCTTTCCCATCCGTCAGAGCCCATCTAAAATGTCACCGCCTCTAGGAAGCCATTTGGGGCCACCTACCTGGAGCtgatctctctcccttcctcagctCCCACTGTTCCTCTTTGACAGCACTCGCTCCCTCACAGCACACCTGTCTGTCTCCACCGTCCCTGGGCTGCAGACTCCTCTGGGAGCGGCCCCCACCACCTCTGGCTCACATGACCATCTATAAATGCTGGCAGAGTTACAAGGGACAGGCCGATTCCCAGGCTGTCTCCTGGGGTGGGCTCTCCCCCACAGGGGTGTGCTGCCCTGCAGGGTCCCACTAACGCTCtggggttgtgggggaggggatgacagGGGAAAAGGCTGCACTCACCCCCACCCGGGAAGCGCTCAGGCCTGCACTGGCTGTCTGTTACACAGCGGTACTTCTCCTCGCTCTGTGGGGAGACAGGTCTGCAGGTGGGTGCAGGACCCCGTGCTGGGCTTGGATGAGCCCCACAGCTCCCCATGCTTCCCCATAATATGGAGCCTTTGGAAGGCAGAGGTCCCCGGAAACAGCTCCAAGGCTGGAACTTGGACCTCTGCCCACACCCGCCCCTCCCTGCCGCCGCTCCCCATCcaacctcccttcctcccctcaccTCTGGGCAGAATCCTTGCATCTGGTTTTCAGTAACTATCATCTTGGTGATGATGACAAAGACAGAGGTGCCCTTggtgggagaaagaagaggggaaaaaatgatgcACCTGTGCCAACCCAGGCACTGGGTATTACTGTTATCCCccctctacagatgaggaaactgagacttgggGTAGGAGATTCAGCCAAGGTCACAGGGCTGATAGAGGGCAGAGATGGGTTCGAGTCACGCTCTTGCTCCCGTTGTGCATTGTGCTGATGGCAGTATGAATGTGGCAGAGCCCAACGGGGACCCTGCTTCCCCGATACCTAGTGCTGCACTCTGAAGGGCAGGCCctagcaccccacccccactctacACCCCCCAGCTGCAGGGGAAGGGCGTCTCTGATCACTGAGCCACAAGCCCATGTTTGGGGATCCTGTCGGCACTCTCCCTGCCTTGCCCCAGCATCTGGGCATCCACACAGCACCCTGGGGGTAGGGGGACTGTACCTGGGGTGGGGTCACATAATCTGACACGTCCATGACTCTGTTGGCATAGCGTCCAAAGCCCTTGACCTTGGTTACGACGGAGGACTCAATGGCTGTGTCCCGTACCTGGTAAGCCTTCTCGTGCAGGAACACCCACCTGGGCGGGAGAGCAGGGAtggagagcaagagaggagggTCTGGGCCCATCAGACAGAGGCTTTCTCTCCCAACATTAGACTGCAGGGGTTCTGGTGTGGGAAGGCCCATGCTGGAGAGGAGGGACCTCGCCCGGTGGTGGCTTGGAGTGGTGTTTTTCCATCTTTCCCATTTACTGCTTCAGGACCATTTTTAGATATTATTCTCCCCCtaacccctcccccatcatgaaattttaatactATAGATATCAGCTTATGTACAGTAcgtatatttgtgttttatatgtaaaaatctcAAGGACAGATTTTTACCCCCTTGAGGGCGACCTTGCCCCTTTGAGGGTGACATCGTCCCTTTGCCAATGCATCATCATTCCCGCTGACTCGGAGGACACTTCTTTGGCAGGTGACTgggaagagaaggggcagaggatccTATACCTCTGCCCCTGACCATCCCAGGCTTTGCTCATGGGTTATCCTATGTGCCGGCAcctagtaggtgttcagtaaacaaGTCAGTGAAGGCATCTGGGAGCTGGGCACCTGTGCAAGCGCCAGACCAGAAGGttagaggaggaagggagggtagCTCTGTTACCTGGCAGGTAAAAGGAGTTGGGTTAGCAGGCAGGAGCTGCTGGTCTTATTGCTTGGACTGTGCTGCCACCCAGTGGAAGTTTACCTGTACTGCCTTCCTCCTGCTGCTTCAAGCCATTACCTGGGCCAGGATCAGGGAGGGCTCCCTTTCTTTCCACCTCCACCTCTCTTCCCGGACACCCCAACTCTCTCGCGGCCTTCCCCAGCAGCAAGAAGGGCCTGCAGGCcactctttcctctgcctttctgtgAGGTGCCTGCTCACAGAATAGCACACTCCCAGCCTGTAGCCAGTCCTATTGGTTCTGGACAGCACACGGGGTGGCAGATGCCATCATGgtccccattatacagatgagaaaaggtCATCACATGCTATTGGAAAGTGCCGCCACACGTTCTTGGTTTTGGAGAAACACTCCAAAGTGACATCTTGTGGAATCCAGCAGTGTGCTTTGGGAAATGCTGCGTTCGGGTCACTTTCTGCATGCTAACCCAGGAAGGCACAAGGTAGGAGTGACCCATCAGATGAGgataagcagaaggaaggaactgGAGGCTGTGTAGTGTGGACGGCACAAAGCTGTGGACGTGTTAGGCTGGGAAGCTGACCTGAGGACTTCACAAGGAGGGAGATAGGATTTCAAGCCCGGGAACTTTCTGACTCCAAAAAGTTGTCCAAGAATGGGTTGCTATAGGAGGTGATGAGCTCCACATGCCTGGGAAGATCCAAGGAGATGCATTCAGTTGAGGGGGCGGGATTGGATTGGATGACCTCTGGCATTCCCATAGAGGGGAACGGCCCAGGGCCATGCTGGGGGCCACAGTCGTTTGTAGGATGGACACCTACCCATCCTGTTGATGTGAACACAGGCAGACATTTGCAAGAGACTCTGTTTAGTCTTCAGTGAGAGGGCTGGGAGCGCTCCCCATAATGGAGCTTCCCTCATGGGTCTGAAATCCAAATACTCTCCTGAGTGGGACAGAAGGGCTGGCGGCACAGCCAGGGCTGGCGGGCGGCTCCTGACCTGTCACCCGTCTTAACTGTCGCCACCTTCTAGCAAGCAACGCCCTGATTAATGCAGCGTTGGGAGTTGGTCACAGGCTAGTACCGGGCTCCAGTGAACACTCGGCATGCACGGACATCTGTGGTGCTTGTgtgctttactttctttttctttttctggaagggGAGGGGTTCCGTCAAGGTCTCATAAGGAAGTACAGCTGACATATGAATCTCATCCACCACTTTGTGTCCCAATGAGAAGTATCAGCTCACGGCTAGGGGCCCTGCCcagtggagggagggaagccaAGGGCCCAGGTCTCCCTGCTCCCAGCTGAGCGCACCTCTGTCCCGAATAGAAGCCACGGTCACAGTATGCTCTCTGGAACCTCAGTGTCCCTGGCCACGGAATGGACTCATCTCTGAGTGGTGATTTAATGACACGGTTTCCTAGGACCCCTGGCCCTGTTCATAAAGCCCAGGAACATCTGCTGATGAGAAGTGGGGTTCAGATCATCGTCTCCTAACCAACACAGCCTGCTACATGAGGGGTGAGGGTTCACTGAGTCCTAACCACAACCCAGGGAGACGtcgttgttattattactattttttatgcttattatttttgagagctagaacgagtggggaggggccgagagagaaggggacagaggatcagaagtgggctcctcgctgacagcagagagcccgatattgggcttggactcatgaaccatgagatcatgacctgagccatcatCAGAAGTCCAACCGACTTGAgtggcccaggtgcccctcatgtgaCACATGAgcaaacagaggcacagagtggTGAGCTAACTTGCCAAGCTGATAGGTGACTTCCAGCCCAGACAGATGCTCAGAACCCCTCACACCTCACACCCTGCCTGGCTGgtctctgtgctgccggctcctGGTCACTGGGGGAACATCTCCCGGCTTGGGAAAGTTTCAGGAGGAACGGCCCCTAGTGCTTGGAAGAGTAATTAACcaatctctttcctcctccttctcctctaaGGCTCCTTCTTGTGCCCAGTGGGTAGGAGACTCCACATCAGAGTTCTCTCTCTGGCTTAAATAACAAATGGAGGAATTTCACTGGCCCCAAGGGGCCCAAGGAACGTCATCAGGGAGGCTCAAAATAAGAGGATGCTTCATTTCCAGAACAGAGGGATTGGGTCTGTCTCCAGGGGCGAGGgctgaggagagagggcaggactGGGCCTTCAATTCTTGGCATTTACTCTGCTACTCGgacttattttttcttgtattccTGGTTTATTATTTATAGAGCGGAAAGCGGGTGTCAGCTCCTTGGCAGGTGGGATGTGCAGGAAGGAGGCCAGAGCAGCATCCCAGCTTCTGTCCACCCCAAGGAGTCAGCAAGGAGGTCGTGGGTGGGAGTGTGTCTGCTGTGCATGTCAGGAGGAGAGGGGTCTCTGAGGAAGGTGTGAGCCGGAagcggggaagggggaggtgagTTAGGGAGTCTATGAAATGGTAGTAGTTGCCATTGATTACTGGCTCTCCCATTTCAGGCAAGGCACTTGACACG is part of the Suricata suricatta isolate VVHF042 chromosome 11, meerkat_22Aug2017_6uvM2_HiC, whole genome shotgun sequence genome and encodes:
- the P2RX3 gene encoding P2X purinoceptor 3, whose translation is MNCVSDFFTYETTKSVVVKSWTIGVINRAVQLLIISYFVGWVFLHEKAYQVRDTAIESSVVTKVKGFGRYANRVMDVSDYVTPPQGTSVFVIITKMIVTENQMQGFCPESEEKYRCVTDSQCRPERFPGGGILTGRCVKYNSVIRTCEIQGWCPTEVDTVEMPVMMEAENFTIFIKNSIRFPLFNFEKGNLLPNLTAADMKKCRFHPDKAPFCPILRVGDVVKFAGQDFAKLASTGGVLGIKIGWVCDLDRAWDQCIPKYSFTRLDSVSEKSSVSPGYNFRFAKYYKLENGSEYRTLLKAFGIRFDVLVYGNAGKFNIIPTIISSVAAFTSVGVGTVLCDIILLNFLKGADHYKAKKFEEVDETMLKVTASANTVYPSDQTTEEKQSTDSGAYSIGH